From a single Lolium rigidum isolate FL_2022 chromosome 7, APGP_CSIRO_Lrig_0.1, whole genome shotgun sequence genomic region:
- the LOC124669325 gene encoding uncharacterized protein LOC124669325 isoform X1, which yields MRVLRLCLCGQEAQGAVRSVVLQILTYLMECPTADEMDGVLSPRRVVLILPRSRLLSIVLGSIFKRGSLVLSPCTEGQKKCKLNHSFLDLFAPTGLYEQ from the exons ATGCGTGTCCTCCGTCTGTGCCTTT GCGGCCAGGAGGCACAAGGAGCAGTGAGGTCGGTGGTGCTACAAATCCTCACGTATTTGATGGAATGTCCCACAG CTGACGAGATGGATGGTGTGCTCAGTCCAAGAAGAGTGGTGTTAATATTACCAAGAAGTAGACTTCTGTCAATTGTTCTCGGGTCAATTTTTAAACGGGGATCCTTGGTCCTCTCTCCATGTACAGAAG GTCAGAAGAAGTGCAAGCTTAACCATTCTTTTCTGGATTTATTTGCGCCTACAGGTTTGTATGAACAGTAG
- the LOC124669325 gene encoding uncharacterized protein LOC124669325 isoform X2, with the protein MRVLRLCLCGQEAQGAVRSVVLQILTYLMECPTADEMDGVLSPRRVVLILPRSRLLSIVLGSIFKRGSLVLSPCTEEHTV; encoded by the exons ATGCGTGTCCTCCGTCTGTGCCTTT GCGGCCAGGAGGCACAAGGAGCAGTGAGGTCGGTGGTGCTACAAATCCTCACGTATTTGATGGAATGTCCCACAG CTGACGAGATGGATGGTGTGCTCAGTCCAAGAAGAGTGGTGTTAATATTACCAAGAAGTAGACTTCTGTCAATTGTTCTCGGGTCAATTTTTAAACGGGGATCCTTGGTCCTCTCTCCATGTACAGAAG AACACACTGTGTGA